From Rhizobium favelukesii, the proteins below share one genomic window:
- a CDS encoding tRNA1(Val) (adenine(37)-N6)-methyltransferase — translation MTGDLAETIDAFHRGLFHVVQPKGRGHRSGMDAMLLAALVADDRPITVADLGAGAGAAGLAVASRLPAAEVVLFERSGQMADYARRSILLPENAHVAGRVSVVEADVTLRAKARNEAGLPDESFHHVIMNPPFNDAGDRRTPDALKAEAHAMTEGLFESWVRTAGAIMIPGGQLSLIARPESIAEIIDACGRRFGGIEVTAIHPRDGESAVRILVTAIKGSRARLSLRAPLIMHEEGTHKFSPFVDDLNNGRAAYSRR, via the coding sequence ATGACGGGAGATCTTGCCGAGACGATTGACGCCTTTCACCGGGGGCTGTTCCATGTGGTGCAGCCGAAGGGCAGGGGGCATCGCTCCGGCATGGATGCAATGCTGCTTGCTGCGCTCGTCGCCGACGACCGCCCGATCACGGTCGCGGATCTCGGTGCCGGCGCAGGCGCCGCCGGCTTGGCCGTCGCGTCACGGCTGCCGGCCGCCGAAGTCGTCCTCTTTGAGCGTTCCGGCCAGATGGCCGACTATGCGCGCCGCAGCATCCTCCTGCCTGAAAATGCGCATGTGGCGGGCCGCGTTTCGGTCGTCGAGGCGGATGTGACGCTAAGGGCGAAGGCGCGAAACGAGGCTGGTCTCCCCGACGAGAGTTTCCATCATGTGATCATGAACCCGCCGTTCAACGATGCGGGCGATCGCCGGACGCCCGATGCCTTGAAGGCGGAGGCACATGCGATGACGGAGGGGCTGTTCGAAAGCTGGGTGCGGACGGCCGGGGCGATCATGATCCCCGGCGGGCAATTGTCGCTCATCGCACGGCCAGAATCGATTGCCGAGATCATCGACGCTTGCGGACGCCGCTTCGGCGGCATCGAGGTGACCGCGATCCATCCGCGCGACGGCGAGAGCGCCGTGCGTATCCTGGTCACGGCGATCAAAGGATCGCGCGCGCGGCTTTCGCTGCGCGCGCCACTTATCATGCACGAGGAGGGAACGCATAAATTCTCCCCCTTCGTGGATGATCTCAACAATGGCCGGGCGGCCTACAGCAGGCGCTAG
- a CDS encoding Nramp family divalent metal transporter, with amino-acid sequence MDIVNPNAKAGWRHEREEASLSDVYRSVQTHTHGTRWRRIAAFLGPGYMVAVGYMDPGNWATSLAGGSKFGYALLTVALLSNLMAIVLQSLCARLAIASGRDLAQACRDAYPKYVSVPLWAFAEIAIIATDIAEVIGTAIGLNLLFGIPLELGVLITSLDVFLILYLQKIGFRWVEAFVIALLAIIAVCFGVQIFLADPEWGAVIRGFFPTTEIVSNPEMLYLALGILGATVMPHNLYLHSGIVQTRAYGHTVPEKRQALTYATIDSTVALCFALLINASILILAAAAFHANGKTDVVELGEASSLLAPLLGLAIAPTLFGIALLCCGLNSTVTATLAGQIVMEGFLKIRLQPWVRRLITRAIAIVPAAFVTIWYGDKGTAELLILTQVVLSLQLSFAVFPLVMFTASRAKMGALVAPRWLSAIAYVIAVLIAGLNVKLLFDFVVG; translated from the coding sequence ATGGACATCGTAAATCCGAACGCGAAGGCCGGCTGGCGACACGAACGTGAAGAGGCATCGCTTTCCGATGTCTACCGGTCCGTCCAGACGCATACACATGGCACACGCTGGCGCCGCATCGCCGCGTTCCTCGGGCCCGGCTACATGGTGGCCGTCGGCTATATGGACCCCGGCAACTGGGCGACCTCGCTCGCCGGCGGTTCGAAGTTCGGCTATGCCCTGCTGACCGTCGCCTTGCTGTCCAACCTGATGGCGATCGTCCTGCAGTCGCTCTGTGCGCGCCTTGCGATCGCTTCCGGCCGCGACCTTGCCCAGGCGTGCCGTGACGCATACCCGAAATACGTCTCCGTTCCGCTGTGGGCCTTTGCCGAAATCGCCATCATCGCGACCGACATCGCCGAAGTGATCGGCACGGCGATCGGCCTCAACCTTCTCTTCGGCATCCCGCTCGAACTCGGCGTGCTCATCACATCGCTCGATGTGTTCCTCATCCTCTATCTGCAGAAGATCGGCTTCCGCTGGGTGGAAGCCTTTGTCATCGCCCTGCTCGCCATCATCGCCGTGTGCTTCGGCGTGCAGATCTTCCTGGCGGACCCGGAATGGGGTGCGGTGATCCGGGGCTTCTTCCCGACGACCGAGATCGTTTCCAACCCCGAGATGCTCTACCTCGCGCTCGGCATTCTCGGCGCCACCGTGATGCCGCACAATCTCTACCTGCACTCCGGCATCGTCCAGACCCGCGCCTATGGCCACACGGTGCCGGAAAAGCGCCAGGCGCTGACCTACGCGACGATCGACTCGACCGTAGCGCTGTGCTTCGCGCTCCTGATCAACGCATCGATCCTGATCCTGGCCGCTGCTGCCTTCCATGCGAACGGCAAAACGGATGTCGTGGAACTGGGCGAGGCATCTTCGTTGCTCGCACCGCTGCTTGGACTGGCAATCGCTCCAACGCTCTTCGGCATCGCGCTCCTGTGCTGCGGCCTGAATTCGACGGTTACGGCAACGCTTGCGGGTCAGATCGTCATGGAAGGCTTCCTGAAGATCCGGCTTCAGCCGTGGGTTCGCCGCCTGATCACTCGTGCGATCGCCATCGTTCCGGCCGCCTTCGTCACCATCTGGTATGGCGACAAGGGCACGGCGGAACTGCTGATCCTGACGCAGGTCGTGCTCAGCCTACAGCTTTCCTTCGCCGTCTTCCCGCTCGTGATGTTTACGGCAAGCAGGGCGAAGATGGGCGCGCTGGTCGCCCCCCGCTGGTTGAGTGCGATTGCCTACGTGATCGCGGTCCTGATTGCGGGTCTCAATGTCAAGCTGCTGTTCGACTTCGTCGTCGGCTAG
- a CDS encoding S49 family peptidase, whose protein sequence is MAGFLKRLLPKRFRKEGMVIPVVRLHGPIMSGGSQFRPTLNLASTAQVLEKAFSFKDAPAVAISLNSPGGSPVQSRLVFTRIRELAREKQKKVLVFVEDVAASGGYMIALAGDEIIADPTSIVGSIGVVSGGFGFPELLKKIGVERRVYTAGENKVILDPFQPEKEKDIEYLKTLQLEIHQVFISMVRERRAGKLKNDDVVFSGLFWTGMRALELGLVDGLGDMRQELKRRYGAKSKLELVMPARGLFGRRIPGISSASLEGAGAGLATGLVEAAEEKALWSRFGL, encoded by the coding sequence ATGGCCGGATTTTTGAAGAGGTTGCTGCCGAAGCGTTTCCGTAAGGAAGGCATGGTGATCCCCGTCGTTCGACTTCACGGCCCGATCATGAGCGGCGGGAGCCAGTTCCGGCCCACCCTCAATCTCGCCTCAACGGCGCAAGTCCTCGAAAAGGCCTTCAGTTTCAAGGATGCGCCGGCGGTTGCCATCTCGCTCAATTCGCCCGGCGGCTCCCCGGTGCAGTCGCGCCTCGTCTTCACCCGCATCCGCGAACTCGCGCGCGAGAAGCAGAAGAAGGTTCTCGTCTTCGTCGAAGATGTTGCCGCATCCGGCGGCTACATGATCGCGCTTGCCGGCGACGAGATCATTGCCGATCCCACCTCTATCGTCGGCTCGATCGGCGTCGTCTCTGGTGGCTTCGGCTTTCCCGAGCTCTTGAAGAAGATCGGCGTGGAGCGCCGGGTCTATACGGCCGGAGAAAACAAGGTGATCCTCGATCCCTTCCAGCCGGAGAAGGAAAAGGACATCGAATACCTGAAGACCCTGCAATTGGAGATCCATCAGGTTTTCATCTCCATGGTTCGCGAGCGGCGTGCCGGCAAGCTGAAGAACGACGACGTAGTCTTCTCCGGGCTTTTCTGGACCGGTATGCGCGCACTTGAGCTGGGTCTGGTCGATGGGCTCGGCGACATGCGGCAGGAATTGAAGCGCCGCTATGGGGCCAAAAGCAAGCTCGAGCTGGTGATGCCAGCGCGTGGTCTTTTCGGACGACGCATTCCGGGTATATCGTCAGCCAGCTTGGAGGGCGCCGGCGCCGGTCTTGCAACCGGACTTGTCGAGGCCGCCGAGGAGAAGGCATTGTGGAGCCGATTCGGGCTCTGA
- a CDS encoding membrane protein, protein MPQLIIIVVLVVGAWLLYRRFIADAKRLAERSRRAEKERQTGAIGTLVKDPVTGEYHLKKDEDE, encoded by the coding sequence ATGCCGCAACTGATAATTATCGTCGTGCTGGTCGTCGGCGCCTGGCTTCTCTACCGCCGCTTCATCGCTGATGCAAAGCGGCTCGCCGAGCGATCCCGTCGTGCCGAGAAGGAGCGCCAGACGGGCGCCATCGGCACGCTGGTCAAGGATCCGGTGACCGGCGAATACCATCTGAAGAAGGACGAGGACGAGTAG
- a CDS encoding glycine--tRNA ligase subunit alpha produces MNPKRSFQALILTLHNYWADKGCAVLQPYDMEVGAGTFHPATTLRALGPKPWKAAYVQPSRRPSDGRYGENPNRLQHYYQYQVILKPNPPNLQELYLASLAAIGLDPLLHDIRFVEDDWESPTLGAWGLGWECWCDGMEVSQFTYFQQVCGIECSPVAGELTYGLERLAMYVQGVDNVYDLNFNGREGDQKISYGDVFLQAEQEYSRHNFEYANTEMLHRHFVDAEKECQALLAAGAPGDNANQLLHKCVFPAYDQCIKASHVFNLLDARGVISVTERQSYILRVRTLAKACGEAFLLTDAGGVNLAKTAA; encoded by the coding sequence ATGAACCCCAAGCGCTCGTTTCAGGCGCTGATCCTCACGCTTCACAACTACTGGGCGGACAAGGGGTGCGCGGTTCTGCAGCCTTACGACATGGAAGTCGGTGCCGGTACGTTCCACCCGGCAACGACGCTGCGTGCGCTCGGGCCCAAGCCGTGGAAGGCTGCCTATGTGCAGCCGTCGCGCCGCCCGTCCGACGGCCGCTACGGCGAGAACCCGAACCGCCTGCAGCATTATTATCAGTATCAGGTCATCCTGAAGCCGAACCCGCCAAACCTGCAGGAACTCTATCTCGCCTCGCTCGCAGCGATCGGTCTCGACCCGCTGCTGCACGACATCCGTTTCGTCGAGGATGACTGGGAAAGCCCGACGCTCGGCGCCTGGGGTCTCGGCTGGGAGTGCTGGTGCGACGGCATGGAAGTGTCGCAGTTCACCTATTTCCAGCAGGTCTGCGGCATCGAATGCTCGCCTGTCGCGGGCGAGTTGACCTATGGTCTGGAGCGCCTCGCCATGTACGTCCAGGGCGTAGACAACGTCTATGACCTGAACTTCAACGGCCGCGAGGGCGACCAGAAGATCAGCTACGGCGACGTCTTCCTGCAGGCTGAGCAGGAATATTCACGCCACAATTTCGAATACGCCAATACGGAGATGCTGCACCGTCACTTCGTTGACGCCGAGAAGGAGTGTCAGGCGCTTCTCGCCGCCGGCGCGCCGGGCGACAATGCGAACCAGCTGCTGCACAAGTGCGTGTTCCCGGCCTATGACCAGTGCATCAAGGCAAGCCACGTGTTCAATCTTTTGGATGCGCGCGGCGTGATCTCGGTCACCGAGCGCCAGAGCTACATTCTGCGGGTGCGCACGCTGGCCAAGGCCTGCGGCGAAGCCTTCCTGCTGACGGACGCGGGTGGGGTAAATCTGGCGAAAACCGCCGCTTGA
- a CDS encoding LemA family protein — translation MYFVLGLVVLAALYAVFIYNGLVRARQMAEEAWSGIDVQLKRRADLIPNLIETVKGYAAHEKTTLEEVVALRNKAQSVPAGDVAGRAQAEGLLGQALGRVLALAEAYPDLKANENFRELQTSLETMESEIQMARRYYNGAARDLNVKVESFPSNLVAGQFGFQKREYFEIANEADRAVPTVKF, via the coding sequence ATGTATTTCGTTCTTGGTCTTGTCGTTCTGGCCGCGCTCTATGCCGTCTTTATTTATAACGGCCTTGTTCGTGCCCGGCAGATGGCTGAGGAAGCCTGGTCCGGCATCGATGTGCAACTGAAGCGCCGCGCCGACCTGATCCCCAACCTGATCGAGACCGTCAAGGGTTACGCGGCGCACGAAAAGACGACTCTCGAAGAGGTCGTTGCGCTCCGCAACAAGGCCCAATCAGTTCCAGCAGGCGATGTCGCCGGCCGCGCCCAGGCGGAAGGTCTGCTCGGTCAGGCACTTGGCCGCGTGCTGGCGCTGGCCGAAGCCTATCCCGACCTGAAGGCGAACGAGAATTTCCGCGAGTTGCAGACCTCGCTCGAAACGATGGAAAGCGAAATCCAGATGGCGCGCCGCTACTACAATGGCGCGGCCCGCGATCTGAACGTCAAAGTCGAGAGTTTCCCATCCAATCTGGTCGCCGGCCAGTTCGGCTTCCAGAAGCGCGAGTATTTCGAGATCGCCAACGAAGCGGATCGCGCCGTTCCGACGGTAAAGTTCTGA
- a CDS encoding 3-phosphoshikimate 1-carboxyvinyltransferase — translation MSKDKLTIIPPGKPLTGRAIPPGSKSITNRALLLAGLAKGTSRLTGALKSDDTRYMADALRAMGVIIDEPDDTSFVVTGSGKLLPPQVPLFLGNAGTATRFLTAAAALVDGTVVVDGDQHMRKRPIGPLVDALRSLGIDASTETGCPPVTVKGTGRFVASRVQIDGGLSSQYVSALLMMAAGGDKPVTIELLGEDIGALGYIDLTTAAMRAFGAKVEKTSPVTWRVEPTGYAASDFVVEPDASAATYLWAAEVLTSGKIDLGVANTAFTQPDAKAYDLIAKFPHLPAVIDGSQMQDAVPTLAVLAAFNETPVRFVGIANLRVKECDRIRAVSTGLMQIRPDLAREEGDDLIVQSDPALAGQRLPAKIDTFADHRIAMSFALAGLRIAGITILDPDCVGKTFPTYWRTLAGLGVTYADAG, via the coding sequence ATGAGTAAAGACAAGCTCACCATCATCCCGCCGGGCAAGCCGCTGACAGGCCGCGCCATCCCGCCCGGGTCGAAATCGATCACCAATCGCGCGCTGCTGCTGGCTGGTCTTGCCAAGGGCACCAGCCGCTTGACCGGTGCGTTGAAGAGCGACGACACGCGTTATATGGCCGACGCGCTGCGCGCCATGGGAGTGATTATCGACGAGCCTGATGATACGAGCTTCGTCGTCACCGGCAGCGGTAAACTGCTGCCGCCGCAGGTGCCACTCTTCCTCGGCAATGCCGGAACGGCGACCCGCTTCCTGACGGCTGCTGCCGCCCTGGTGGATGGCACGGTTGTCGTCGATGGCGATCAGCATATGCGCAAGCGCCCGATCGGCCCGCTCGTCGATGCGCTGCGGTCACTTGGCATCGACGCATCGACCGAAACCGGCTGCCCACCCGTCACCGTCAAGGGCACCGGTCGTTTTGTGGCGAGCCGCGTCCAGATCGATGGCGGCCTGTCCAGCCAGTATGTCTCGGCGCTCCTGATGATGGCCGCTGGCGGCGACAAGCCGGTGACGATCGAGCTGCTTGGCGAGGATATCGGTGCGCTCGGCTATATCGATCTGACGACCGCGGCGATGCGCGCCTTTGGCGCCAAGGTCGAGAAGACGAGCCCGGTGACCTGGCGCGTCGAGCCGACCGGTTACGCGGCAAGCGACTTTGTGGTCGAGCCGGACGCCTCGGCCGCAACCTACCTCTGGGCGGCGGAGGTGCTGACATCGGGCAAGATCGATCTCGGTGTCGCGAACACCGCGTTTACGCAGCCGGATGCGAAGGCCTACGATCTGATCGCCAAGTTCCCGCATCTTCCTGCCGTCATCGACGGTTCGCAGATGCAGGACGCCGTCCCGACGCTTGCCGTTCTGGCCGCTTTCAACGAGACGCCCGTGCGTTTCGTCGGCATCGCCAATCTGCGCGTCAAGGAATGCGATCGCATCCGCGCAGTCTCGACCGGCCTCATGCAGATCCGTCCGGATCTGGCACGCGAGGAAGGCGACGACCTGATCGTCCAGTCCGATCCGGCTCTCGCGGGCCAGCGCCTGCCGGCCAAGATCGACACCTTCGCCGATCATCGCATCGCCATGAGCTTCGCGCTTGCCGGCCTGAGGATCGCCGGCATCACGATCCTCGATCCGGATTGCGTCGGTAAGACCTTCCCGACCTACTGGCGGACGCTGGCAGGGCTTGGCGTGACCTATGCCGACGCGGGCTGA